CACCTACCCTCCGCGCCATCAAAAAGAGGACATTTACTAATTTGATCAAACCCCAGGAAGGGATCAATGCCCAATTTGGAAGGGGTAACACAGACAAGAGATTTGGGAGGGCCTTCTCCCTGGCACCCCCTAATGCTTCCCGCCCGCAGTAGCCCGCAGCACCTTTGAAATAGTAATAACGGCTAAATCCGGCATAAAATCGAACTCATTAGCAAAGTTCACCAGCTGATTGCTTTGCATAAAACACGACACTGATTGGAAGTAATCAGGTTAAGCGACGGAGCTCTGGCTGGTGCGTGTCTCTAGCTGACTTTGCCGTCCTCTCTCCCTTCTGGGCATACACTtgggtctctctcctcctccctccagggtCCAATCTCCCCAGGCAGCCCCGCATCAGTGATCCAAACCTGCCttgggcagggccaggctcccCAGGGCTTGCAGCCTGCGATGAAACCCTGGCACCCCGAGGTTCTATGGACACTTGCCCTCCCCACTTGGGAAAAAAAGTTGCAGTTTGCACCTTGTGTCCAAGGCGGTGGACAGTGTATTGAGGCTTCTAAAAAGTCATTGAGGCTCTGATTATGTTAAAATCTCTTTTAATTAAATACTTTGCATTTTACAAAGGCGGCTgcagtttctttttactttttaaatctaagagtATAACCTGATTCCTTTCTGTAATAATACTTTAGCTCAtacccagaaaaaaaatcaataggtgtaaaaaaaaattaaattaaacttgtatttttaaactatgaaacagtttttttgggggggggtgggacaCAAATGTATATACTTATATTACAAAAAACCATTAGATGCCTGTATAGGTGTCTTAATTTCATAATTTACTTCAAAGATATTGAATTATCAATTTAAATACAAAATGCTACATTAAATATACAGAATAAGATTTAATACAAATCCTTATTTTAACTTTCCGGTGGGTTaagacatttgtgtgtgtgtgtgtgtgtgtgtgtgtgtgtgtgtgcgcgcgcgtgtggagatgtttacatttttatgtcaTCCATCTCCATCAACTATAAACTTTTTAATAGGAGGGgtaattttttctctcttgttgATGGAAAAATAACTGCCAAGgccatgtgtttgttttttgtttttttaaataaattaggaAAGTCCGGACCGACGCAGCCCGCGTTAAATGTCGTTAAATGTCGGACATACCTTTCTTCAATTCATAGGGAGAGTCTTTGCACAGGTCTAGCTGGGACTGGCTCCGCAATATTTTCGGATCTTTAGCCAAAGCGTCCACGCGATTCAACACCGTCTGGTTTAATCCATTGAAATGCGAGCCCGGACCGGTCGTGgggcctggcccgggcccagggtGACCGTGAAGGTGTCCGAAGGAGCCATAGTTCGTGTAGCCCGGATAGAAGGGCGCCGTGTAGTAAAGAGGCCGGGACAGGACCGTCCCGCCCGGGAAGGGACACTGCGCCGAGGGCGAGCGTGACGGTGCAGGGGCCGGCGAGGCGCGGCTGCCTCCGAGAGCCTGCGCAGCGATGGGCCCGGCGCAAGGTGGGCATGGAGAGCTCTCGCTCCCGCCTCCCCCGTCCTTGACCTTGTCCGAGGATGTGGCAATCTCGGCCAGAGACCACAGTTTGGGCTTGGCGAGCACCGcctggggcggcggcggcggcggggagtgGATGACCGAGGGCCCGCTGGGGCCGGGCGGCAGTTCCCCGGTGGCTGGATGTGGGCCTGGCGCCGGGGCGCCCGAAGGGTAGTGAGGACCCTGGTCCTCGGCCAGCCGCGCCCCCGGGGAGGGCCCGCCGGTGCGCGTGGGCCCGGGCAGCAAGTCGAGGCGGCCCTCGGAGGGCGGCTCCTTAAAATCCGAGTCGCTGAGGCTGCCCTCGGTCTCCTTGCCGGCGGGGGTGGGCGGCCCCTGCAGCCTCTCGCAGCCCGCAGCCGCTTTGGGCTCCGCTCCTCCTGCGGGCGAAACCCAGGTCGTGAGCCGCCTAGAGGCCtccgggcagggggaggggggggcacgtCCCAGCCCGCAAAGCCAAGTCTCCCACCcaacctcctggccctgggcGCCCCTTCTCCGCACGTCCCCCCTCCCGCCCTTTCCAGGCTCTTACTCTCACTCCGCACACCCCTTCCCGCGCGCACCAACCTGCTTCGGGGCCCGCGGGGTCGCCCTTGTCCTCTGGCTTCTGCGGCTCGTCCTCGTCGTTCTTCTCCAGGTCgatgttctcctcctcctcctcgtcctcgcTCCGGTTCCTCGGGGTCCAAGTCATCTTGTTCTCCTTCTTGAGGCGCCGGCGCGCGTTGGCGAACCAGGTGGACACCTGGGTGAGGGTCATCTTGGTGATGATGGCCAGCATGATCTTCTCGCCCTTGGTGGGGTAGGGGTTCTTGCGGTGCTCGTTGAGCCAGGCCTTGAGCGTGGCGGTGGCGTCCCGCGTGGCGTTCTTGCGGTACGCGGGGTCCCCGTAAGGGTAGGAGCCCAGGGGCGCCGCGTAGGGATGGTACCCCAAGGAGCCCGCCATGCCCGGCGTGTGGTCGTAGGGAGAACCCTGCAGGCAACAGGCAGAAAGAAGAAGGTGAGAGTGGGCCACGGTCCCCACTGCCACCGGGGCGACAGGAGTACACTGTCCCCGCGCCCCGGGGTCTGCAGGGCGGCGAGGCCCAAACTCTGGCTTCCGCTGGTGGGCGCAGAGCTAAGGgcaacccctccccctcctcgGAACGCAGCGGGAGCGCCGACTCCCCAGTCCGGCTCTTAGTGGGCCTTGGAAGCCATCCTGGCCTAGGCCCGAACCCTGTGGGGCCCCGGGTGCCCGGTCACGTTGGTCCCGGGTGTGCGGATCCGACCACCGCGGTCGGGCCCTCCACCCCGAGAGGTCCGGGCAGCGGCGGCGACTCCTCGCTCCCAGCCCGGGTGGCTGCGCTCTAGGCGCCAGGCAGGAGAGAGCAAGGGGAGGGAAGGCATTTTCCCCTCCCGAGAAAGACGAAGGAAAAGCCGCGGCTGGCGCGGCACTCCGCCCCTCCAAAAACGTTCCCCAAACCGGAGCCGCGGCGCTTTTCCAGAAAGTGCACCCGGCCGAGAAATCCCGGATGCACCGCAGCTCGGCCGACTTCTCAGAAATCTAATACCTCCCAATCGGATTGCGGAGATAGGATTACGGATTTGCAACATTTCGGAGGACTAATTAAAGGCGAAGCCAAACACATTTACATCAACTTGGCACGCTTCTGCTCAGATTCCGGGTTTATTTCTTTGGAACTAGTTTCCCAAAAttgcaaaacttaaaaaaattaaaaaaaaatacaaatcgcAGGGCGGCCTGGAGCTCACGTTTGAACCAGATGCTGCTCTTTAATTGCAGCGACCTCTCCTCCCCAGACCCTTTCCGCCAGCTCAGCGGTCCGAGCCAGACACGGCTCCCCTCTCCCCGCAACTCCGGAGCCGGAGGCCCGGGGAAGCCGGAGGAGACAATCGCCCAAGTTGGCTGGGGCCGCGAGGCTGGGCGGGGGCGGCCCGCGGGGGGCGCTGAGGCCCTCGTCCCcgcagcccccgcccgcccccggccgCCCTCGCCCGCCGCGGCCCCTGCTCACTCACCACGTACGAAGAGAAGGCGgccgcggcggccgcggcggggtCGGCGCCGTACTGGAGGTGCGAGTTGTAGCCCGGCGAGGGCGCCGTGAAGGCGGTGGAGCCGGCGTAGGGTGAGAACGCGGAGCCCGACGACGAGCGGCCGAGCTCATCCGTGCGGGGCCCCGAGATGACGCTGGTGCTGTACGCGGGGCACGAGTAGAGCGCCAGCGAGGCGGACGGCTGGTACAAGTAGCCCTGCGGGTAGGACATGGCCACGCACGGGCATGGGGCGCGCCGCGCCGCGGCCGCCAACGAGCCGGCGGCGCCCTGCGAGGGCGAGCGGGCAGGCACCTGGCCTCCGGCTGCCCCGGGCCGTCGCTCCCCGGGCCCCGGCTCCCGAGCTCCGGCTCGAAGCACCTCCCCGGTGGCTTCCCGCGCGCCTCCGACTGCGACCGCCGAGCCCGCTCCGGTGCGCGCCTCTCTCGGCCCGGCTgggtttctccccctcccttgctgctttctctttttccccctctctctttgcACTGGGGGGCTCTGCTTTTGGCTTCGCAAAGGTCCTGCCAAGATGCTAAGTTGGAAATTGAGGATTCTGACGCCTTGTGCGCGCCCGAAGCTCCTCCTTCCCGGGGTGTAGTCGGTGGTTGGACTGGCAGGAGCCTCTGGGCGGCCGCAGCCAACCCGGCCGCCAGGCGCGCCtcgccctctccctcttcctccccggCTCCCTCTCTCGCTCGTTGGCGCTCCCCTCGCCCCTCCCTCGCGCCCGCCTCTCCACCGCTgccctcctctccaccctcctctttttctgccccctcccttcccccacctcccccctcctctctcttagACTCTCGAGCGCCAGCCCCAGGATGACAATCACATCCCAGGCGCGCCGATCTCTTCCAACTTTCCTCTTCGACTAAGTCCGGGTGGAGCGGCGAATCCGAAGCTCCGCAGGCCCTGGTGGCGGGCCTGGCTGCCCCGAAGTACCTTAAAGAGACCTCGGCGGAGGAGGGCGCGGCGGCGAAGGCTCGGCTCTCTCCCCGCCACTGTAAATCTCGGAGTTAGCGGATTTCTCGGttcgccgccccgccgcccctaGCTTCTCCCACCAGGCAGGGGACCCGAGAAAGAGCTGAAGTTTCGGAATGGAGGTCCCTGGGAGAAGTGCCACCAGCGCCCTGGTCTGGGGCGTAGGGAGTCCGGGACACTGTCCCTCTccgccagcagcagcaggtgggcaAGAGACGGGCCTTGGGCATCTGCAAGCATTAGAGCCGCTCTTACTTCCACCAACTCCCTGCCAGATTTCGAGGGAGAAAGAAGACACTGGGGACCTGGGACGGAGGGGGGTAGCCTTTCTCTAGAGGGGAGGCAGCGAGCTAGAGCTGCCAGACTGAGAAGCAGCCCCACCGGAGCGGGTCTCCGgaccccactcctcctccccttctgttCCGAGCCTCGCTGCTTCGTTCTGGGCGCTTTCCACCCGCAGCTCGCCTTGCCGAGGCCGGCGTTGCGGTGGTGGAGGGTGAGGGTCCCCTTCCCCTTCGAACGCGCTCGCACCCCCGCCCAGGCTCCACTGTAAACActccacagagcagtgcccaaCCCCACGACTGTTTGTTCAGCGAGGCGCTGGCAGGGCAAACACACACAACTGAGTCACAGGCAGAGCCCTTGCCCACCGCGGCCACGCAGTCAGAGTGCAAAACAGACTCTGCGGGTCTCTCCACCCCGCGCCGCCACGAGCCGCAGACGCACTGGACGTCGGGGACAGACAGGGGCGCTGGTGAACCAGGACCGGGGCCGGCACACGGGTGGGCACTCCGCTGGCGCTCACTATAGCGGGGAATGTGTGCGCTTTTATTAATGGGGTCACACGCCAGCCGCAGCACGACTGGACACAAAGTGTCCCGCGATGACTTTGACCGGCGAGATACACTTAGATCCTGAGCTGCGCCGGCCCCTGGCACCCGAGCTCTGGTGCGCGACAACGCGCACGCGCGCCGACTCCTCCCCCTCCGTCGGCTTCCCAGGCTCCGCCCCTCCAGCGGCTATTCTCGGGGACCCTTGCGATCCCCGCGGCCCCGTCTCTCCCTGCCGTCACCTCTAATTGGACGCCGGCCTGCACCGACTCCGTCCCCCCCAGGTCCTGGGCCCGCCTCCCAGCGAGTCAGGGCGCCGAGGGGCGGGGCGTCGGCGCGCTATTGTCATGGAGACGGGAAGCCAGTGGCAGTGGTGGCGGCCCCGCCGCGCGGAGGTGGCTGCGAGCCAGCCGAGACCGAGCGAGGCCGCGCGGCCGGACCGCCGGGCGAGGAGGGAGCGCGGACCCGGCGGCTGCGGCCTCCCCGGCAGCCACGGCACGGGGTCCTCCTGGGCGCGGCGGGGCCCGGGTGGTGGCCGGGAGCGCCTCGCAGCGTCCCCGCCCTGCTCCCTTCGCTCCCGCCTCTCGCGGCCCCTCCGCCGCTCAGCGCCCGCCCCCGGCTCCGCCCGCCGCCAGCTCGGCCCCTCGCGGTAACGGTCGGTAGCGGCCCCAGCGGCCCGCGCGCGCCGCCCGCCGGGGGCTCACAGCGGCCACGAGGGAGCGTCCGCGGCCCGCGCTCCCACGCCGAGACGCCGAGGTGAGCCCTGCGCCCCGATCCCACCGGCCCCCCACCCGGTCGCTCCGGGCTTTCCCGCCCCTCGAGCCGCGTCCGCGTCCCCTCGTGAACCGGAGAGACCCGTGGGCAGGGCCTGCGTGAGTTTGGGGTGGGCCTCCCCGGGTGCCTCGGACCCCGGGCGCGCGCATGTTCCGTCCAACCACGCGCGGCAGCTTCACCCTCTCGGCTCTCGTCCAGGATGCTGATTTCCGAAAGGGGTccatggaggtgtgtgtgtgccaCGGAGCACCAGAGCCCGTCCCACCGACACCCTCATTGCATCAGCCTGCCACTCGGGCCGCTGGgccgtccccccacccctgccgcgTCACCCC
This is a stretch of genomic DNA from Myotis daubentonii chromosome 15, mMyoDau2.1, whole genome shotgun sequence. It encodes these proteins:
- the IRX5 gene encoding iroquois-class homeodomain protein IRX-5 isoform X1; its protein translation is MSYPQGYLYQPSASLALYSCPAYSTSVISGPRTDELGRSSSGSAFSPYAGSTAFTAPSPGYNSHLQYGADPAAAAAAAFSSYVGSPYDHTPGMAGSLGYHPYAAPLGSYPYGDPAYRKNATRDATATLKAWLNEHRKNPYPTKGEKIMLAIITKMTLTQVSTWFANARRRLKKENKMTWTPRNRSEDEEEEENIDLEKNDEDEPQKPEDKGDPAGPEAGGAEPKAAAGCERLQGPPTPAGKETEGSLSDSDFKEPPSEGRLDLLPGPTRTGGPSPGARLAEDQGPHYPSGAPAPGPHPATGELPPGPSGPSVIHSPPPPPPQAVLAKPKLWSLAEIATSSDKVKDGGGGSESSPCPPCAGPIAAQALGGSRASPAPAPSRSPSAQCPFPGGTVLSRPLYYTAPFYPGYTNYGSFGHLHGHPGPGPGPTTGPGSHFNGLNQTVLNRVDALAKDPKILRSQSQLDLCKDSPYELKKDGGGSISLGPRLRTTWSREPC
- the IRX5 gene encoding iroquois-class homeodomain protein IRX-5 isoform X2; this encodes MSYPQGYLYQPSASLALYSCPAYSTSVISGPRTDELGRSSSGSAFSPYAGSTAFTAPSPGYNSHLQYGADPAAAAAAAFSSYVGSPYDHTPGMAGSLGYHPYAAPLGSYPYGDPAYRKNATRDATATLKAWLNEHRKNPYPTKGEKIMLAIITKMTLTQVSTWFANARRRLKKENKMTWTPRNRSEDEEEEENIDLEKNDEDEPQKPEDKGDPAGPEAGGAEPKAAAGCERLQGPPTPAGKETEGSLSDSDFKEPPSEGRLDLLPGPTRTGGPSPGARLAEDQGPHYPSGAPAPGPHPATGELPPGPSGPSVIHSPPPPPPQAVLAKPKLWSLAEIATSSDKVKDGGGGSESSPCPPCAGPIAAQALGGSRASPAPAPSRSPSAQCPFPGGTVLSRPLYYTAPFYPGYTNYGSFGHLHGHPGPGPGPTTGPGSHFNGLNQTVLNRVDALAKDPKILRSQSQLDLCKDSPYELKKGMSDI